Proteins from one Streptomyces genisteinicus genomic window:
- a CDS encoding ABC transporter ATP-binding protein — MSGPGAARMMAGGSPADRSMDFKGSGRRLLRRLAPERALLWVMLCAAVLSVALSVIGPKILGTATDLVFAGVVGRGMPEGATKEQAVESVREGGDGSLADMLGGVDFTPGEGIDFTAVGQVLLLALAVYVGAGLLMLVATRMSIKVINRTVYRMREDVQTKLARLPLSYFDKAQRGEVLSRATNDLDNISQTLQQSMGQLINSLLTIVGVLVMMFWISPLLALVALVTVPVSVFVAARIGKRSQPHFVQQWKSTGTLNAHIEEMYTGHGLVKVFGRQDEAARDFAEQNEALYEAGFRAQFTSGMMQPVMFFVSNINYVLVAVVGGLRVASGSLSIGDVQAFIQYSRQFSMPLTQVASMANLVQSGVASAERVFELLDAGEQEPDAPAGERPVLPERPEGRVALEKVSFRYDPDRPLIEDLSLTVEPGHTVAIVGPTGAGKTTLVNLLMRFYEVTGGRITLDGADISRMAREDLRSGIGMVLQDTWLFGGTIAENIAYGASRAVTREEIEEAARAAHADRFVRTLPDGYDTVIDDEGAGVSAGEKQLITIARAFLSDPVVLVLDEATSSVDTRTEVLIQKAMARLAHGRTSFVIAHRLSTIRDADVILVMEDGSIVEQGTHDELLAEGGAYARLHAAQFAQAAVEVE, encoded by the coding sequence ATGAGCGGGCCGGGTGCTGCACGGATGATGGCCGGCGGGTCGCCGGCCGACCGTTCGATGGATTTCAAGGGCTCCGGCCGCCGGCTGCTGCGGCGGCTCGCTCCCGAGCGGGCCCTGCTGTGGGTGATGCTGTGCGCCGCGGTGCTCTCCGTCGCGCTGTCGGTGATCGGGCCGAAGATCCTGGGCACGGCGACGGACCTGGTCTTCGCCGGGGTCGTCGGCCGCGGGATGCCGGAGGGGGCCACCAAGGAGCAGGCGGTCGAGAGCGTCCGGGAGGGCGGCGACGGCTCGCTCGCGGACATGCTCGGCGGGGTGGACTTCACCCCGGGCGAGGGCATCGACTTCACCGCCGTCGGCCAGGTGCTGCTGCTGGCGCTCGCCGTGTACGTGGGCGCGGGCCTGCTGATGCTGGTGGCGACCCGGATGTCGATCAAGGTGATCAACCGGACCGTGTACCGGATGCGCGAGGACGTGCAGACGAAGCTGGCGCGGCTGCCGCTGTCGTACTTCGACAAGGCGCAGCGCGGCGAGGTCCTCAGCCGGGCCACCAACGACCTCGACAACATCTCGCAGACGCTCCAGCAGTCGATGGGGCAGCTGATCAACTCCCTGCTGACGATCGTCGGCGTGCTGGTGATGATGTTCTGGATCTCCCCGCTGCTGGCGCTGGTCGCGCTGGTGACGGTGCCGGTGTCGGTGTTCGTCGCGGCGCGGATCGGCAAGCGGTCGCAGCCGCACTTCGTGCAGCAGTGGAAGTCGACCGGCACCCTGAACGCGCACATCGAGGAGATGTACACGGGCCACGGGCTGGTCAAGGTGTTCGGGCGGCAGGACGAGGCGGCGCGGGACTTCGCCGAGCAGAACGAGGCGCTCTACGAGGCCGGTTTCCGGGCGCAGTTCACCAGCGGCATGATGCAGCCGGTCATGTTCTTCGTGTCCAACATCAACTACGTGCTGGTCGCGGTGGTGGGGGGTCTGCGGGTCGCCTCGGGTTCGCTGTCGATCGGCGACGTGCAGGCGTTCATCCAGTACTCGCGCCAGTTCTCGATGCCGCTGACGCAGGTCGCGTCGATGGCGAACCTGGTGCAGTCGGGAGTCGCGTCCGCGGAACGGGTCTTCGAGCTGCTGGACGCCGGGGAGCAGGAGCCCGACGCGCCCGCGGGCGAGCGCCCCGTGCTGCCGGAGCGGCCCGAGGGCCGGGTGGCGCTGGAGAAGGTGTCGTTCCGCTACGACCCCGACAGGCCGCTGATCGAGGACCTGTCGCTCACCGTCGAGCCGGGCCACACGGTGGCGATCGTCGGCCCCACGGGCGCGGGCAAGACGACCCTGGTCAATCTGCTGATGCGCTTCTACGAGGTGACCGGCGGGCGGATCACCCTGGACGGCGCCGACATCTCCCGGATGGCCCGCGAGGACCTGCGCTCCGGCATAGGGATGGTCCTCCAGGACACCTGGCTGTTCGGCGGGACGATCGCCGAGAACATCGCCTACGGCGCCTCCCGGGCGGTCACCCGCGAGGAGATCGAGGAGGCGGCGCGGGCCGCGCACGCCGACCGGTTCGTGCGGACGCTGCCCGACGGCTACGACACCGTCATCGACGACGAGGGCGCGGGGGTGAGCGCGGGCGAGAAGCAGCTGATCACCATCGCGCGGGCGTTCCTGTCCGACCCGGTCGTCCTGGTCCTCGACGAGGCCACCAGCTCGGTCGACACCCGGACCGAGGTCCTGATCCAGAAGGCGATGGCGCGCCTCGCCCACGGGCGGACCAGTTTCGTGATCGCCCACCGGCTCTCCACGATCCGGGACGCGGACGTGATCCTGGTGATGGAGGACGGCTCGATCGTGGAGCAGGGCACGCACGACGAGCTGCTGGCGGAGGGCGGGGCCTACGCCCGGCTCCACGCGGCGCAGTTCGCGCAGGCGGCGGTGGAGGTGGAGTAG
- a CDS encoding RNA polymerase sigma factor, which produces MQTRILTEPETEPAMAAAVSPVGQVPAQGRPDGHPEALPDEPAADLEPPEPAPRPARAADTAGPSSDLFRQYLREIGRIPLLSAAEEVELARRVEAGLFAEERLARTPDPDSRLAVDLDRLVVMGRVAKRRLIEANLRLVVSVAKRYVGRGLTMLDLVQEGNLGLIRAVEKFDYARGYKFSTYATWWIRQAMSRALADQARTIRVPVHVVELINRVIRVQRRMLQERGYEPTAEEVAAQLDLAPERVGEVLRLAQEPVSLHAPVGEEDDVALGDLIEDGDAASPVESAAFLLLREHLEAVLSTLGERERKVVQLRYGLDDGRPRTLEEIGRLFGVTRERIRQIESKTLGKLRDHAFADQLRGYLD; this is translated from the coding sequence GTGCAGACCCGGATCCTGACCGAGCCCGAGACCGAACCGGCCATGGCAGCGGCCGTCTCCCCGGTCGGGCAGGTGCCCGCGCAGGGCCGGCCCGACGGCCACCCCGAGGCCCTCCCCGACGAGCCCGCCGCGGACCTCGAACCGCCCGAGCCGGCGCCGCGGCCCGCCCGGGCCGCCGACACCGCGGGCCCCTCCTCCGACCTGTTCCGCCAGTACCTGCGCGAGATCGGGCGCATCCCGCTGCTCAGCGCGGCCGAGGAGGTCGAGCTCGCGCGCCGGGTCGAGGCCGGGCTGTTCGCGGAGGAACGCCTCGCCCGCACACCCGACCCCGACTCGCGGCTCGCCGTGGACCTCGACCGGCTGGTCGTCATGGGCCGCGTCGCCAAGCGCCGGCTGATCGAGGCCAACCTCCGGCTCGTGGTCTCGGTCGCCAAGCGCTACGTCGGACGCGGGCTCACCATGCTCGACCTCGTCCAGGAGGGGAACCTGGGCCTGATCCGGGCGGTCGAGAAGTTCGACTACGCCCGCGGCTACAAGTTCTCGACGTACGCGACCTGGTGGATCCGCCAGGCCATGTCCCGTGCCCTCGCCGACCAGGCCCGCACCATCCGGGTGCCCGTCCACGTCGTCGAACTGATCAACCGGGTCATCCGCGTCCAGCGGCGCATGCTCCAGGAACGCGGCTACGAGCCCACCGCCGAGGAGGTCGCAGCCCAGCTCGACCTGGCGCCGGAGCGGGTCGGCGAGGTGCTGCGGCTCGCCCAGGAACCGGTGTCCCTGCACGCCCCGGTGGGGGAGGAGGACGACGTCGCGCTCGGCGACCTGATCGAGGACGGCGACGCCGCGTCCCCGGTGGAGTCGGCCGCCTTCCTCCTGCTGCGCGAGCACCTGGAGGCGGTGCTCTCCACCCTCGGCGAACGCGAACGCAAGGTGGTCCAGCTCCGGTACGGCCTCGACGACGGGCGGCCCCGCACCCTGGAGGAGATAGGGCGGCTGTTCGGGGTGACCCGCGAACGCATCCGCCAGATCGAGTCGAAGACCCTCGGCAAGCTCCGCGACCACGCCTTCGCCGACCAGTTGCGCGGCTACCTCGACTGA
- the dnaG gene encoding DNA primase, whose product MAGRINDDDVKAVRDAVPIDAVVSEYLQLRNAGGGNLKGLCPFHDEKSPSFQVSPSKGLFHCFGCQEGGDTIAFVMKIDHLSFSETVERLAAQAGITLRYEEGGYNPAHQRGERIRLVEAHKIAAEFYVEQLDGAEAETGRKFLAERGFDQAAAQHFGVGYSPAGWDHLTRYLRGKGFSDKELLLSGLSQEGRRGPIDRFRGRLMWPIRDITGEVVGFGARKLREDDNGPKYLNTPETAIYKKSHVLYGIDLAKKEIARTSRAVVVEGYTDVMACHLAGVTTAIATCGTAFGGDHIKILRRLLMDNATAEVIFTFDGDAAGQKAALRAFEDDQKFAAETSIAITPGGMDPCDLRLAQGDDSVLKLVESRTPLFEFAIRQMVTRHNLETPAGRAAALDEAAPVVAAIKNIAIQHESAVQLAGILGILDTQFVVKRVAQLARWARERGGGRGPAGPGPDRRTPVYDTPPVPQAPTGPALNLRSPAHRTERELLKLALQYPALVSPAFDAYGTDEFTAPPYAAVRHTIMEAGGAESGVEDTPGYLARVRETAPDDAARALVTELAVEAIHARAVDEVYAGEQLVRVRLRAVDRRIADVQGSLARLGNGADPERYTAVANELWVLQQYRQALRNQGAAAL is encoded by the coding sequence CGGCGGCAACCTCAAGGGACTCTGCCCGTTCCACGACGAGAAGTCCCCCTCCTTCCAGGTCAGCCCGAGCAAGGGCCTGTTCCACTGCTTCGGCTGCCAGGAGGGCGGCGACACGATCGCCTTCGTGATGAAGATCGACCACCTCTCCTTCTCGGAGACGGTCGAGCGCCTCGCCGCCCAGGCGGGCATCACCCTGCGCTACGAGGAGGGCGGCTACAACCCGGCCCACCAGCGCGGCGAGCGCATCCGCCTGGTCGAGGCCCACAAGATCGCCGCCGAGTTCTACGTGGAGCAGCTGGACGGCGCCGAGGCGGAGACCGGCCGGAAGTTCCTCGCCGAGCGGGGCTTCGACCAGGCCGCCGCCCAGCACTTCGGCGTCGGCTACAGCCCGGCCGGCTGGGACCACCTCACCCGCTACCTGCGCGGCAAGGGCTTCAGCGACAAGGAGCTGCTGCTCTCCGGCCTCTCGCAGGAGGGCCGCCGCGGCCCCATCGACCGCTTCCGCGGGCGGCTGATGTGGCCGATCCGGGACATCACCGGGGAGGTCGTCGGCTTCGGCGCGCGCAAGCTGCGCGAGGACGACAACGGCCCCAAGTACCTGAACACCCCCGAGACCGCGATCTACAAGAAGTCGCACGTGCTGTACGGCATCGACCTCGCCAAGAAGGAGATCGCCCGCACCAGCCGCGCCGTCGTCGTCGAGGGCTACACGGATGTGATGGCCTGTCACCTCGCCGGGGTCACCACCGCCATCGCGACCTGCGGCACCGCCTTCGGCGGCGACCACATCAAGATCCTCCGCCGGCTCCTCATGGACAACGCCACCGCCGAGGTGATCTTCACCTTCGACGGCGACGCGGCCGGGCAGAAGGCCGCGCTGCGCGCCTTCGAGGACGACCAGAAGTTCGCCGCCGAGACCTCGATCGCGATCACCCCCGGCGGCATGGACCCGTGCGACCTGCGGCTCGCGCAGGGCGACGACTCGGTGCTGAAGCTCGTCGAATCCCGCACCCCGCTCTTCGAGTTCGCCATCCGGCAGATGGTCACCCGCCACAACCTGGAGACCCCTGCGGGCCGTGCCGCCGCCCTCGACGAGGCGGCGCCCGTCGTCGCCGCCATCAAGAACATCGCCATCCAGCACGAGTCGGCCGTCCAGCTCGCCGGAATCCTCGGCATCCTGGACACCCAGTTCGTGGTCAAGCGCGTCGCCCAGCTCGCCCGCTGGGCCCGTGAGCGCGGCGGCGGCCGCGGGCCCGCCGGGCCGGGCCCCGACCGCAGGACCCCGGTGTACGACACACCTCCCGTGCCCCAGGCCCCGACCGGTCCGGCGCTCAACCTCCGCAGCCCGGCCCACCGCACCGAGCGCGAGCTGCTGAAGCTCGCCCTCCAGTACCCGGCCCTGGTCTCCCCGGCCTTCGACGCCTACGGCACGGACGAGTTCACCGCCCCGCCGTACGCGGCGGTCCGCCACACCATCATGGAGGCCGGCGGCGCCGAGTCGGGCGTCGAGGACACCCCCGGCTACCTCGCCCGGGTCCGCGAGACCGCGCCCGACGACGCGGCGCGCGCGCTCGTCACCGAGCTGGCGGTGGAGGCGATCCACGCCCGCGCGGTCGACGAGGTGTACGCGGGCGAACAGCTGGTCCGGGTCCGGCTGCGCGCCGTCGACCGCCGCATCGCCGACGTCCAGGGCAGCCTCGCCCGCCTCGGCAACGGCGCCGACCCCGAGCGGTACACGGCCGTCGCGAACGAGCTCTGGGTCCTCCAGCAGTACCGCCAGGCCCTGCGCAACCAGGGCGCGGCGGCACTGTAG